The following coding sequences are from one Rathayibacter sp. VKM Ac-2760 window:
- a CDS encoding DUF2834 domain-containing protein → MSRLRRGWTPLAVIYLVLAVAGLIGTWTYNILAVLESVDFLGDLASGGPAVSSITTDLLVVAIAAVAFMVIEGRRVGMKRVWILVLLAPLVALAFAFPLFLALRERHLTLER, encoded by the coding sequence ATGAGCCGGCTGCGCCGCGGCTGGACGCCGCTCGCCGTGATCTACCTCGTGCTCGCCGTCGCGGGCCTCATCGGCACCTGGACCTACAACATCCTGGCGGTGCTGGAGAGCGTCGACTTCCTCGGCGATCTCGCGAGCGGCGGCCCCGCGGTCTCGTCGATCACGACGGACCTGCTGGTGGTCGCGATCGCCGCGGTCGCCTTCATGGTGATCGAGGGCCGCCGCGTGGGGATGAAGCGCGTCTGGATCCTCGTCCTGCTCGCCCCGCTGGTCGCCCTGGCCTTCGCCTTCCCGCTCTTCCTCGCCCTCCGCGAACGCCACCTCACCCTGGAGCGCTGA
- the trmD gene encoding tRNA (guanosine(37)-N1)-methyltransferase TrmD: MRIDIVTIFPEFFGVLDISLLGRARQSGLIELGVHDLRSFTHDRHRTVDDTPYGGGAGMVMRPEPWGEAFDTILDPAADPLVIFPSPAGEVFTQATARELAQESSLVFGCGRYEGIDQRVVDHTAERARVRMISLGDYVLNGGEVAVMAMIEAVGRLVPGVVGNPASLVEESHSDGLLEYPSYTKPASWRGLDVPPVLLSGNHGAIAAWRHEQSVERTRRVRPELLP, from the coding sequence GTGAGGATCGACATCGTCACGATCTTCCCGGAGTTCTTCGGCGTCCTCGACATCAGCCTGCTCGGGCGCGCGCGCCAGAGCGGGCTGATCGAGCTCGGCGTGCACGACCTCCGCTCCTTCACCCACGACCGGCACCGCACCGTCGACGACACGCCCTACGGCGGCGGCGCAGGCATGGTGATGCGGCCGGAGCCGTGGGGCGAGGCGTTCGACACGATCCTCGATCCGGCCGCGGACCCGCTGGTGATCTTCCCCTCGCCGGCCGGCGAGGTCTTCACCCAGGCCACCGCGCGCGAGCTCGCGCAGGAGTCGTCGCTCGTCTTCGGCTGCGGCCGCTACGAGGGCATCGACCAGCGCGTCGTCGACCACACCGCCGAGCGCGCCCGGGTGCGGATGATCAGCCTCGGCGACTACGTCCTCAACGGGGGAGAGGTCGCCGTGATGGCGATGATCGAGGCCGTCGGCCGCCTCGTGCCCGGCGTCGTCGGCAACCCGGCGAGCCTGGTCGAGGAGAGCCACTCCGACGGCCTGCTCGAGTACCCCAGCTACACCAAGCCCGCCTCCTGGCGCGGCCTCGACGTCCCCCCGGTGCTGCTCAGCGGCAACCACGGAGCGATCGCCGCCTGGCGCCACGAGCAGAGCGTCGAGCGCACCCGCCGCGTCCGCCCGGAGCTCCTGCCCTGA
- the rimM gene encoding ribosome maturation factor RimM (Essential for efficient processing of 16S rRNA), protein MAAPAAGTTQLRVARLTKAHGLKGAIKLELYTDEPDKRFTPGATFTLQVPRTSEWHGKKLELAELRWYNSHPVAFFKGIADRDAAETLLKAILWIDEEVQTEPGDDDSWYDYQLVGMSVVRDGREVGTVRRVDHFPAQDLLIVGTPSGEVMVPFVNAIVPSVDPVAGVVTVTPPIGLFEEAPEEEPAEVDLSGVDLSDPELAAAAPVEEEGETPDSADADSADADADAVTPDSQEEPRS, encoded by the coding sequence GTGGCGGCCCCCGCAGCGGGCACGACGCAGCTCCGCGTCGCCCGACTCACCAAGGCCCACGGGCTCAAGGGCGCGATCAAGCTCGAGCTCTACACCGACGAGCCCGACAAGCGCTTCACCCCCGGCGCCACCTTCACGCTCCAGGTGCCGCGCACCTCCGAGTGGCACGGCAAGAAGCTCGAGCTCGCCGAGCTCCGCTGGTACAACAGCCACCCCGTCGCGTTCTTCAAGGGCATCGCCGACCGCGACGCCGCCGAGACCCTCCTCAAGGCGATCCTCTGGATCGACGAGGAGGTGCAGACCGAGCCCGGCGACGACGACTCCTGGTACGACTACCAGCTGGTCGGCATGTCCGTCGTCCGCGACGGCCGCGAGGTCGGCACGGTCCGCCGCGTCGACCACTTCCCCGCGCAGGACCTCCTGATCGTCGGCACCCCGTCGGGCGAGGTGATGGTCCCGTTCGTGAACGCGATCGTGCCGTCCGTCGACCCCGTCGCCGGTGTCGTCACCGTCACGCCGCCGATCGGCCTCTTCGAGGAGGCTCCCGAGGAGGAGCCGGCCGAGGTGGACCTCAGCGGCGTCGACCTCTCCGACCCCGAGCTGGCCGCGGCCGCTCCGGTCGAGGAGGAGGGCGAGACCCCCGACTCCGCTGATGCCGACTCGGCCGACGCCGACGCCGATGCCGTGACCCCGGACTCCCAGGAGGAGCCGCGGTCGTGA
- a CDS encoding RNA-binding protein, producing the protein MLAPAVEHLVKGIVENPDEVKVVATSSPRGEVLEVRVHPEDLGRVIGRSGRTAKAVRTLVAALADGRRVRVDVVDTDK; encoded by the coding sequence ATGCTCGCTCCCGCCGTCGAACACCTCGTCAAGGGGATCGTCGAGAACCCCGATGAGGTCAAGGTCGTGGCTACGAGCTCCCCGCGCGGAGAGGTCCTCGAGGTGCGCGTGCACCCCGAGGACCTCGGCCGCGTGATCGGACGTTCCGGTCGCACCGCCAAGGCCGTCCGCACACTCGTCGCTGCCCTCGCCGACGGGCGACGCGTGCGCGTCGACGTCGTCGACACCGACAAGTAG
- the rpsP gene encoding 30S ribosomal protein S16, translated as MAVKIRLKRLGKIRAPYYRIVVADSRTKRDGRVIEEIGQYHPTEQPSFIKVDSERAQYWLGVGAQPTEQVAAILKLTGDWGRFKGDADAVSTVQVKEPKAPFVVDAKKKPVLKPKSEAPAKATAPEAPAADEASTEA; from the coding sequence GTGGCTGTCAAGATTCGTCTGAAGCGCCTCGGCAAGATCCGAGCGCCCTACTACCGCATCGTCGTCGCCGACTCGCGCACCAAGCGCGACGGCCGCGTGATCGAGGAGATCGGCCAGTACCACCCGACCGAGCAGCCCTCGTTCATCAAGGTCGACTCGGAGCGCGCGCAGTACTGGCTCGGAGTCGGCGCGCAGCCGACCGAGCAGGTCGCCGCGATCCTCAAGCTGACCGGCGACTGGGGCCGCTTCAAGGGCGACGCCGATGCCGTCAGCACCGTCCAGGTGAAGGAGCCCAAGGCCCCCTTCGTCGTCGACGCGAAGAAGAAGCCGGTCCTCAAGCCGAAGTCCGAGGCTCCCGCCAAGGCCACCGCGCCCGAGGCACCCGCCGCCGACGAAGCCTCCACCGAGGCGTAG
- a CDS encoding glutamate--cysteine ligase produces the protein MEITFAESDRSTLGIEWEVAIVDRQTGDLANVADVVLEALRGEDGSPHPRITGELLRNTVELVSGVHRTVRDAVADLQDQLRQVREITDPMGLDLVCSGSHPFAQWYDQTVTDKERYHRLIDRTQWWGRNMMIWGIHVHVGIEDRDKVLTILNALLDYYPHLQALSASSPFWGGVDTGYASNRALMFQQLPTAGLPPQFGAWANYEEYVDDMMRTGIIDDHTEVRWDIRPSPQWGTIEMRACDGLSSPEEIGAVAALIQCLVEHLSSKLDAGETLATMQPWYVRENKWRAARYGLDAEVILDAAGNERLVTDDIRDLLATLAPVAERLDCAAELADVELILVAGASYQRQLRVAAENDGDLRSVVRALAGELRDGLKDPRA, from the coding sequence ATGGAGATCACCTTCGCCGAATCCGACCGCTCCACCCTCGGGATCGAGTGGGAAGTGGCCATCGTCGACCGGCAGACGGGCGATCTCGCCAACGTCGCCGACGTCGTGCTCGAGGCGCTCCGCGGCGAGGACGGCTCGCCGCACCCGCGGATCACCGGCGAGCTGCTGCGGAACACCGTCGAGCTGGTCTCCGGAGTGCACCGCACCGTCCGCGACGCCGTCGCCGATCTGCAGGACCAGCTGCGCCAGGTCCGCGAGATCACCGACCCGATGGGGCTGGACCTGGTCTGCTCCGGCTCGCACCCCTTCGCGCAGTGGTACGACCAGACCGTCACCGACAAGGAGCGCTACCACCGCCTGATCGACCGGACCCAGTGGTGGGGCCGCAACATGATGATCTGGGGCATCCACGTGCATGTGGGCATCGAGGACCGCGACAAGGTCCTGACGATCCTCAACGCACTGCTCGACTACTACCCGCACCTGCAGGCGCTCTCGGCCTCGAGCCCGTTCTGGGGCGGAGTCGACACCGGCTACGCGTCGAACCGCGCGCTGATGTTCCAGCAGCTGCCCACCGCGGGACTGCCGCCGCAGTTCGGTGCCTGGGCGAACTACGAGGAGTACGTCGACGACATGATGCGCACGGGCATCATCGACGACCACACCGAGGTCCGCTGGGACATCCGCCCCTCGCCGCAGTGGGGCACGATCGAGATGCGCGCCTGCGACGGCCTGTCCTCGCCGGAGGAGATCGGCGCGGTCGCGGCGCTCATCCAGTGCCTCGTCGAGCACCTCTCGTCCAAGCTCGACGCGGGCGAGACGCTCGCCACCATGCAGCCGTGGTATGTCCGCGAGAACAAGTGGCGCGCAGCGCGGTACGGACTCGACGCGGAGGTCATCCTCGACGCGGCCGGCAACGAGCGCCTGGTGACCGACGACATCCGCGACCTGCTCGCGACTCTGGCGCCGGTGGCCGAGCGCCTCGACTGCGCGGCCGAGCTCGCCGATGTCGAGCTGATCCTGGTGGCCGGCGCGAGCTACCAGCGCCAGCTGCGGGTCGCGGCCGAGAACGACGGCGACCTGCGCTCCGTGGTCCGCGCGCTGGCCGGCGAGCTGCGCGACGGCCTGAAGGACCCGCGGGCGTGA
- a CDS encoding SGNH/GDSL hydrolase family protein: MTGRFLTSAALLGAAALMLTGCSSATSGSDGSSGSGGSSGPSGSASATASPVPLPSPTEDPLSDSAPLALGGALPAGSRVTIVGDSIVRGLGLDASEAWPALVGADLGWTVDNLGCDGGGFIELGDCGAAVGDRAEEIADTRPDAIVLIASSNDLGWTPEEVADAMGPAVQAIVEASPSARLIALDSVWGPDPRPEDLNAYDEALVDAVDAAGGISLEYPDPLRPDGLLAEDGVHPTAEGQVALADAFVLAAEKAGLAQAIPGDQRATDAPD, encoded by the coding sequence GTGACGGGGCGGTTCCTCACCTCCGCCGCTCTGCTCGGTGCCGCGGCACTGATGCTCACCGGGTGCTCGAGCGCGACGAGCGGATCGGACGGCTCGAGCGGTTCGGGCGGATCGAGCGGCCCGAGCGGTTCCGCCTCCGCCACGGCGAGCCCGGTCCCCCTCCCCTCGCCGACCGAGGATCCGCTGTCCGACTCCGCACCCCTCGCCCTCGGCGGCGCACTGCCCGCCGGCTCGCGGGTCACCATCGTCGGCGACAGCATCGTCCGCGGCCTGGGCCTGGACGCGAGCGAGGCGTGGCCCGCTCTCGTCGGCGCCGACCTCGGCTGGACCGTCGACAACCTCGGCTGCGACGGCGGCGGCTTCATCGAGCTCGGCGACTGCGGAGCGGCCGTCGGCGACCGGGCCGAGGAGATCGCGGACACCCGGCCCGACGCGATCGTGCTGATCGCCAGCAGCAACGACCTCGGCTGGACGCCGGAGGAGGTCGCCGACGCGATGGGGCCGGCTGTGCAGGCGATCGTCGAGGCCTCCCCCTCGGCGCGCCTGATCGCGCTCGACTCGGTCTGGGGTCCGGACCCGCGCCCGGAGGACCTGAACGCCTACGACGAGGCGCTCGTGGACGCCGTGGACGCGGCGGGCGGGATCTCGCTCGAGTACCCGGATCCGCTGCGGCCCGACGGACTGCTCGCCGAGGACGGCGTGCACCCGACGGCCGAAGGCCAGGTCGCCCTCGCGGACGCCTTCGTGCTCGCCGCGGAGAAGGCCGGGCTCGCGCAGGCGATCCCCGGCGATCAGCGGGCGACGGACGCGCCCGACTGA
- a CDS encoding LLM class F420-dependent oxidoreductase, translating into MTTASPRPVRIGVQIAPQHVSYEVIRDTLAELEDLGVDIAFNWDHFYPLSGEPDGLHFEGWSMLAAWAEQTSRIEFGPLVTCNSYRNPDLLADMARTVDHISAKGAEGRLIFGIGSGWFERDYQEYGYEFGTAGSRLDELSEAMPRIRARWDKLNPAPTRDIPVMIGGGGEKKTLRIVAEHADIWHSFSDVPTLERKLGVLADWCSRVDRDIDAIEISTGASVRGGVGDASFGVLDQQFDLGARLFTLGITGPDIDLAPVRDLLSWRDGKNSTTR; encoded by the coding sequence ATGACAACCGCTTCTCCGCGCCCCGTCCGCATCGGCGTCCAGATCGCCCCCCAGCACGTCTCCTACGAGGTCATCCGCGACACGCTCGCCGAGCTCGAGGACCTCGGCGTCGACATCGCCTTCAACTGGGACCACTTCTACCCGCTCTCCGGCGAGCCCGACGGCCTGCACTTCGAGGGCTGGAGCATGCTCGCCGCCTGGGCCGAGCAGACCAGCCGCATCGAGTTCGGCCCGCTGGTCACCTGCAACAGCTACCGCAACCCCGATCTGCTCGCCGACATGGCCCGCACCGTCGACCACATCAGCGCGAAGGGCGCCGAGGGCCGCCTCATCTTCGGCATCGGCTCCGGCTGGTTCGAGCGCGACTACCAGGAGTACGGCTACGAGTTCGGCACCGCCGGCTCCCGCCTGGACGAGCTCTCCGAGGCGATGCCGCGCATCCGCGCCCGGTGGGACAAGCTGAACCCGGCGCCCACCCGCGACATCCCGGTGATGATCGGTGGCGGCGGCGAGAAGAAGACCCTCCGCATCGTCGCGGAGCACGCCGACATCTGGCACAGCTTCTCCGACGTCCCCACCCTCGAGCGCAAGCTCGGCGTCCTCGCCGACTGGTGCTCGCGCGTCGATCGCGACATCGACGCCATCGAGATCTCGACCGGCGCGAGCGTCCGCGGGGGAGTCGGCGACGCCTCGTTCGGCGTGCTCGACCAGCAGTTCGACCTCGGCGCCCGCCTGTTCACGCTCGGCATCACCGGGCCGGACATCGACCTCGCTCCGGTGCGCGACCTGCTCTCCTGGCGCGACGGCAAGAACAGCACCACCCGCTGA
- a CDS encoding META domain-containing protein encodes MRGARAGLAVAAAAALALGLVGCSEGSGVDAASAPSPDELVGRWVTGVSYESPDVPFLLLAEDGTWTGSDGCNGVQGEWSIDGEGSLTVEAGPSTMIACDGVALPMIFADAMMASIDGGRLRLFDADGATTVKLARSTTDDAPTASPDPAGE; translated from the coding sequence ATGAGGGGCGCGCGCGCCGGTCTCGCGGTCGCCGCGGCGGCCGCCCTGGCCCTCGGCCTCGTCGGCTGCTCCGAGGGCTCGGGAGTCGACGCCGCGTCGGCACCGTCGCCGGACGAGCTCGTCGGCCGCTGGGTCACGGGAGTGTCCTACGAGTCGCCGGACGTCCCGTTCCTGCTCCTCGCCGAGGACGGCACGTGGACCGGCTCCGACGGCTGCAACGGCGTCCAGGGCGAGTGGTCGATCGACGGCGAGGGCTCGCTGACCGTCGAGGCCGGCCCCAGCACGATGATCGCCTGCGACGGCGTCGCGCTCCCGATGATCTTCGCCGACGCGATGATGGCCTCGATCGACGGCGGCCGCCTCCGCCTCTTCGACGCCGACGGCGCCACCACCGTGAAGCTCGCCCGCTCCACCACCGACGACGCCCCCACCGCGTCCCCCGACCCGGCCGGCGAGTAG
- the ffh gene encoding signal recognition particle protein: protein MATFGTLSDRLVETFKNLRTKGKLSASDVDGTVREIRRALLDADVALDVVKAFTGRIRERALGDEVNKALNPAQQVVQIVNEELVAILGGQSRRLEFAKRPPTVIMLAGLQGAGKTTLAGKLGKYLGKDGHTPLLVAADLQRPNAVQQLQVVGEQAGVAVYAPEPGNGVGNPVKVAQNAIRFATDKQYDTVIIDTAGRLGVDADMMKQASDIRRVTNPDEVLFVIDAMIGQDAVATAKAFQEGVDFTGVVLSKLDGDARGGAALSVASLTGRPILFASTGEGLDDFEQFHPDRMASRILDLGDVLTLIEQAQSAFDEDEARKIAEKIMGDTFTLDDFLGQMQQLRNMGSIKKMIGMLPGAKGMREQLDQFDEREIVRTEAIIQSMTKAERVNPKLLNGSRRLRIARGSGMTVTDVNQLVLRFDQAAKMMKTVAKGGMPNVPGMGPVPGAGYQGRPKPQKKKSSKSGNPAKRAAENAAISSGPHSTNAGGSGFGLGGGSGAGAQPTPEELEQLQKLLGR, encoded by the coding sequence ATGGCTACTTTCGGCACCCTCTCCGATCGACTCGTCGAGACCTTCAAGAACCTGCGCACGAAGGGCAAGCTCTCGGCCTCGGACGTCGACGGCACCGTCCGCGAGATTCGGCGCGCCCTGCTCGACGCCGACGTCGCGCTCGACGTCGTCAAGGCGTTCACCGGGAGGATCCGGGAGCGCGCCCTCGGCGACGAGGTGAACAAGGCGCTGAACCCGGCCCAGCAGGTCGTGCAGATCGTCAACGAGGAGCTCGTCGCGATCCTCGGCGGCCAGTCGCGCCGCCTCGAGTTCGCCAAGCGCCCGCCGACGGTCATCATGCTCGCCGGCCTCCAGGGTGCGGGCAAGACGACCCTCGCCGGCAAGCTCGGCAAGTACCTCGGCAAGGACGGCCACACCCCGCTCCTCGTCGCGGCCGATCTCCAGCGCCCGAACGCCGTGCAGCAGCTGCAGGTCGTCGGCGAGCAGGCCGGCGTCGCGGTGTACGCCCCGGAGCCCGGCAACGGCGTCGGCAACCCGGTCAAGGTCGCGCAGAACGCGATCCGCTTCGCGACCGACAAGCAGTACGACACGGTCATCATCGATACGGCCGGCCGCCTCGGCGTCGACGCCGACATGATGAAGCAGGCCTCCGACATCCGCCGCGTGACCAACCCGGACGAGGTCCTCTTCGTCATCGACGCGATGATCGGCCAGGACGCGGTCGCCACCGCGAAGGCCTTCCAGGAGGGCGTCGACTTCACCGGCGTCGTCCTCTCCAAGCTCGACGGCGACGCCCGTGGCGGCGCGGCCCTCTCCGTCGCCTCGCTCACCGGCCGCCCGATCCTCTTCGCCTCCACCGGCGAGGGCCTCGACGACTTCGAGCAGTTCCACCCCGATCGCATGGCGAGCCGCATCCTCGACCTCGGCGACGTGCTCACCCTCATCGAGCAGGCGCAGAGTGCGTTCGACGAGGACGAGGCGCGCAAGATCGCCGAGAAGATCATGGGGGACACGTTCACCCTCGACGACTTCCTCGGCCAGATGCAGCAGCTGCGCAACATGGGCTCGATCAAGAAGATGATCGGCATGCTGCCCGGCGCGAAGGGCATGCGCGAGCAGCTCGACCAGTTCGACGAGCGCGAGATCGTGCGCACCGAGGCGATCATCCAGTCGATGACCAAGGCCGAGCGGGTGAACCCGAAGCTGCTGAACGGCTCGCGGCGCCTGCGCATCGCCCGCGGTTCCGGCATGACCGTGACGGACGTCAACCAGCTCGTCCTCCGCTTCGACCAGGCCGCGAAGATGATGAAGACGGTCGCCAAGGGCGGCATGCCCAACGTCCCCGGCATGGGCCCCGTGCCCGGCGCCGGCTACCAGGGCCGCCCGAAGCCGCAGAAGAAGAAGAGCAGCAAGTCCGGGAACCCGGCGAAGCGCGCGGCGGAGAACGCGGCGATCTCCTCCGGTCCGCACTCCACCAACGCGGGCGGCTCGGGCTTCGGCCTCGGCGGCGGCTCCGGGGCGGGCGCGCAGCCCACGCCGGAGGAGCTGGAGCAGCTGCAGAAGCTCCTGGGCCGATGA
- the lipB gene encoding lipoyl(octanoyl) transferase LipB, which yields MIETLLAGDAADPLDYRDGWELQRRLHGEVVARARPGALVLCEHASVYTAGKRTEAHERPVDGSPVVDVDRGGRLTWHGPGQLVGYPIVRLREPVDVVAYVRSLEGVLIEVLDDLGVTGERVDGRSGVWIRRGDGADKIAAIGVRVAHGVTMHGFALNVSNSLEPYSRIIPCGIADAGVTTLERERGEAPAMAAVRARVQARFREAAPAFAAEAAIAGVAA from the coding sequence GTGATCGAGACTCTGCTCGCGGGCGATGCCGCGGATCCCCTGGACTACCGCGACGGCTGGGAGCTGCAGCGCCGCCTGCACGGCGAGGTGGTCGCCAGAGCGCGGCCCGGCGCGCTGGTGCTCTGCGAGCACGCGTCCGTCTACACGGCGGGCAAGCGGACGGAGGCGCACGAGCGGCCGGTCGACGGCTCCCCGGTGGTCGACGTCGACCGCGGCGGACGGCTGACCTGGCACGGACCGGGTCAGCTGGTCGGCTATCCGATCGTGCGGCTGCGCGAGCCGGTCGACGTGGTGGCGTACGTCCGATCGCTCGAGGGCGTGCTGATCGAGGTGCTCGACGACCTGGGCGTGACGGGCGAGCGGGTCGACGGGCGCTCAGGGGTCTGGATCCGCCGGGGTGACGGCGCCGACAAGATCGCCGCCATCGGCGTCCGAGTGGCGCACGGCGTGACGATGCACGGCTTCGCGCTCAACGTGTCGAACAGCCTCGAGCCGTACTCGCGGATCATCCCGTGCGGGATCGCCGACGCCGGGGTCACCACTCTCGAGCGCGAGCGCGGTGAGGCGCCCGCGATGGCGGCGGTGCGCGCGCGGGTCCAGGCGAGGTTCCGGGAGGCGGCGCCCGCCTTCGCCGCCGAGGCCGCGATCGCCGGGGTCGCGGCGTGA
- the lipA gene encoding lipoyl synthase encodes MSAETGGRKLLRLEVRNAETPIERKPEWIKTKAVMGPEYRQLQSLVKDEELHTVCQEAGCPNIFECWEDREATFLIGGSQCTRRCDFCQIDTGKPADYDSDEPRRVGESVARMNLRYATVTGVARDDLPDEGSWLYAETIRQIHAQAPGTGVEILVPDFTGRAEHLQRVFDARPEVFAHNVETVPRIFKRIRPAFRYERSLDVLTQGRDAGLITKSNLILGMGEEREEISQALQDLHDAGTDIVTITQYLRPTPRHLPVDRWVHPEEFVAIKEEAEDIGFLGVLSGPLVRSSYRAGRLWARSMESKGLPVPEHLRHLADAALGFSQAV; translated from the coding sequence GTGAGCGCCGAGACCGGCGGGCGGAAGCTGCTGCGTCTGGAGGTCCGCAACGCCGAGACGCCGATCGAGCGCAAGCCCGAGTGGATCAAGACCAAGGCCGTGATGGGCCCGGAGTACCGGCAGCTGCAATCGCTGGTGAAGGACGAGGAGCTGCACACGGTCTGCCAGGAGGCGGGCTGCCCCAACATCTTCGAGTGCTGGGAGGACCGCGAGGCGACGTTCCTCATCGGCGGCTCGCAGTGCACCCGCCGCTGCGACTTCTGCCAGATCGACACCGGCAAGCCCGCGGACTACGACTCCGACGAGCCGCGCCGGGTGGGCGAGTCGGTGGCGCGGATGAACCTCCGCTACGCGACGGTGACCGGGGTGGCGCGCGACGATCTGCCGGACGAGGGATCCTGGCTCTACGCCGAGACGATCCGGCAGATCCATGCGCAGGCGCCGGGGACGGGTGTCGAGATCCTGGTGCCGGACTTCACCGGGCGGGCCGAGCACCTGCAGCGGGTGTTCGACGCCCGGCCCGAGGTCTTCGCGCACAACGTCGAGACGGTGCCGCGGATCTTCAAGCGCATCCGACCGGCCTTCCGCTACGAGCGCTCACTCGACGTGCTGACCCAGGGGCGCGACGCGGGGCTGATCACGAAGTCGAACCTCATCCTCGGCATGGGCGAGGAGCGGGAGGAGATCTCGCAGGCGCTGCAGGACCTGCACGACGCGGGCACCGACATCGTGACGATCACGCAGTACCTCCGCCCGACGCCGCGGCACCTGCCGGTGGACCGCTGGGTGCACCCGGAGGAGTTCGTCGCGATCAAGGAGGAGGCGGAGGACATCGGCTTCCTCGGCGTGCTCTCGGGGCCGCTGGTGCGCTCCTCCTACCGCGCCGGCCGCCTCTGGGCCCGCTCGATGGAGTCGAAGGGCCTGCCCGTCCCCGAGCACCTGCGCCACCTGGCGGACGCGGCCCTGGGCTTCTCCCAGGCGGTCTGA
- the ftsY gene encoding signal recognition particle-docking protein FtsY, whose protein sequence is MAERTSWSLGRALRGLFEKRTIDDQTWDDLETALITADFGPDITEEMVEDLRAKVARYNTTDPRDLQRMLRESLEERLSKYDTTLKLSERPAVILVVGVNGVGKTTTIGKFAKFLRNFDRSVVVGAADTFRAAAVDQLATWAHRADAQIVRPQQERQDPASVAYQTVEYAKTHGIEMVIIDTAGRLHTKGGLMDELGKIKRVVEKQAPISEILLVLDATTGQNGLMQAQAFIEHAGVTGLVITKLDGSAKGGFVLAVQEKTGIPIKLVGQGEGINDLTGFTPHVFAAQLVA, encoded by the coding sequence ATGGCTGAACGCACCTCCTGGTCGCTCGGTCGCGCACTGCGCGGCCTGTTCGAGAAGCGCACGATCGACGACCAGACCTGGGACGACCTCGAGACCGCCCTGATCACGGCCGACTTCGGCCCGGACATCACCGAGGAGATGGTCGAGGACCTCCGCGCCAAGGTCGCCCGCTACAACACGACCGACCCGCGCGACCTCCAGCGGATGCTCCGCGAGTCGCTCGAGGAGCGCCTCTCCAAGTACGACACGACGCTGAAGCTCAGCGAGCGGCCGGCAGTGATCCTGGTCGTCGGCGTGAACGGCGTCGGCAAGACCACCACCATCGGCAAGTTCGCCAAGTTCCTCCGCAACTTCGACCGGAGCGTCGTGGTCGGGGCCGCCGACACCTTCCGCGCCGCCGCGGTCGACCAGCTCGCCACCTGGGCGCATCGCGCCGACGCGCAGATCGTCCGGCCGCAGCAGGAGCGCCAGGATCCGGCCTCCGTCGCCTATCAGACCGTCGAGTACGCGAAGACCCACGGCATCGAGATGGTCATCATCGACACCGCCGGGCGCCTGCACACCAAGGGCGGCCTGATGGACGAGCTCGGCAAGATCAAGCGCGTCGTCGAGAAGCAGGCACCGATCTCCGAGATCCTCCTGGTCCTCGACGCGACCACCGGTCAGAACGGCCTGATGCAGGCCCAGGCCTTCATCGAGCACGCCGGCGTCACCGGCCTCGTCATCACCAAGCTCGACGGCTCGGCCAAGGGCGGCTTCGTCCTCGCCGTCCAGGAGAAGACCGGCATCCCCATCAAGCTCGTCGGCCAGGGCGAGGGCATCAACGACCTCACCGGCTTCACCCCCCACGTCTTCGCCGCCCAACTCGTCGCCTGA